The Candidatus Defluviibacterium haderslevense DNA window CTGCTTTTAGTCGTGTAGATATTGATGAAGAGAGCCGAGTTCCATTTATGGTTTACATGGATGAATTTCATAATTTCACTACTTTGTCTTTGGTAAATATGTTTTCCGAATTACGAAAATTCAAAGTAGGGATGATTCTAGCTCACCAATATATGCATCAACTTGATGAGGATATTAGACAAGCTGTACTTGGGAATATAGGGACAGTTATTTCCTTTAGAATTGGAACTGAAGATGCAAAACATATGGCAGAAGAAATGTTTCCTGAATTTGATGTTCAAGATTTTATTAACCTTCCAAATTACAAGATATATTTGAAATTAATGATTGATGGACGACCTAGTCGGCCTTTTAGTGGGAATACTTTAAATGAGTTCAAGTACTAATTTATTTGAATAAGAATCCGAAAAAATATACCAAATTGAATGCGGTTGCCATACATGGTTTAGTTAGTGTGGTAAGCCATATCAAATTTACTACCTTAACAAAGTAACATCCCCCTTAATTAAGAATCTTTGCCCTGCTGCATTCTCCCAATTAATTAAATAAATATATACATTAGGTAGACATAGACGGTTATTAACCATCCCATCCCAACCATTACAATTCGATCCCATGCCATTAGGATAGGATTCACAGGAGTATACTTGTTGACCCCATCTCTCGAACAATTGTAAAGTAATTATTTTACTTTTGGAATCTGAGAATGTTATATTCCAAGTGTCATTTTTGGAATCTGCATTCGGTGAGAATATATTTGGAATAAATATTTCAGAAGTTTGATTTTTGACATGAATAAATATAGAATCTATTGCTGTGCATCCATTACCATCACTTACTTCAAGATAATAAGTTCCATCTTGAATAGCCTTTATTTCTGGATTCGGACAATCAGTGCAAGATAAATATTCTGATGGGTACCATCTGAATCTAGTCACATTCATGGAATGTAAACCGCTTAATGTATATGTGCCTCCACGAATTAATTCTAAGGTATCATCAAGATCTACAAAAATATCTTCGTATGCAATAACTGTATAATGGATTACTGAATCACAAGAATGTATATTCGATTTATGAACAGTGAATTCACTGGCAGTTGTATACCATAATTGCTCAATCTGGACCGAGTCTCCAATACAGAAATAGAATGTAATAGTTGTGGGTTCATGAATAGGAAAAAGGTGTACTTCTGTCATATGGAATGAATCGCAACCATATTGATTATTGAATTGAGTTATTATGGTGATCGAGTCATGATACCAGATATTATCTATTTGAATAGAATCCCCATTACATAAGTTATGAATAGTATGGGTAGCGGGCGAGATGGGATAATTAATGATGTTAATACTTAAAATAGAATCGCAACCATATTGGGTGGAGTAGTTAATGAGAAATGAAGTATCCTGCAAATAATAAGTTCCTTGGTAGAATAACGAATCCTTGACACACTTGTGGAAGTTTAGGGTCTCATGGAATGATGGAAATACGGTTGCATTATAAGTATAAATAGAATCACATCCTTCCTGGTTATTCCATATTATAGTATCACTTTCATTTGAAGTTATCCATTTTCCTCCATTTGGAGTGAATAGCCATACTGAATCTCCTTCACAGATTTGATAGTTTGTTGCAAATGATTCAGATCGTTTAGTTTTTAATGAAATTAATACAACAGAATCACATCCTAGTTGATTAGTTGATAGTATTCTTAATTCTTCATCATGGTGATACCACTGATTTTGAATAAATATGGAGTCTCCATTGCAGAATTCCATGACGGTCTGACTACTATCAATAGGAATCACACGAATTCTGATATTGATTATTGTATCACAGGCGTCTGGATAAGTTAGATAGATTTTTAACAATGTATCTTTCTTTATGTCTGTTATCGTTACTGTTGAATTAGGAAGTACAATACCATCTATAAGAAAGGAACTTGCATTCGTGTTAAATGCTATCGTGGATGAACTCCCCACACACACTAAAGTATCAGCTTGAGTAAGACTAAATTGATGTAAGCAGTGACATCTATTGACTTGAACCCTATGTGTATCAGATTTAAATCCACAACGAATCGGATAAGCTGCTATAACTCTATACATTCCAGTATCAGGAAAAACCATTGCAAGACTATCCCCAGATTGGAGGATGATTTGACCTCCATCAGGTAGCATCCATTCTGTTATATGTGGACAGGCCTCTTTCACAAGAAAATGAGCCACACTATCCTTACAAATTATTTTCTTTCCCTGAACTACAGCCCTATAAGGTCTTTCTAAACCTACTGCAAAATTCGGTGCAATTAAACCTGACTTACCTCCCAGATAGAAGTCATTAAGCATAAGTTCACAGGCCTGACCATATTCATTGGGCTGATGGATGACATGAAGGGTTTTAAAAAATTTCCTAAATGTAGTAATGTACATTCTATCATCTCTGCCTAGAACGGGTCCACCTACACCAAAACCCAATTGGTGAATTATCCTGTTAATTCGCTTCCTTACCATCAAAGAATCAGGATCCTGGAGGTCCACTTGAAATATTACATCAAAGGTATCTGCTAAAGTAAGATAAACTTTAGAGTCATCTGATGAAAAAGCAGAACCTATAAGTTCTTTTCTATTTTTAGCTGTTGTAATTGTATCAAATAAATCATACCCGTTTGAGATTATGCCTGTACTTGGATCGAATTGATGCAATTCTACCTGACTTGGATGTCCCAAAGTACATTCAATAAGGTGTTCACCAGAATTGGATATGGCTAATTCGCCTGTTTTGTACTGTTCATTTGATATATTATGTATATTCCCAGATATAGATGTTACTATTTGATTGAATTGAATACCACTGGTGTCTAATAGGAATGAATAAAAGACCTCTGTTACTGCATTCTGACAGATAATCCACCAATCACGTCCATTACAATGTTTAACTGCCAGCACTTGTTCGGAACTGGAATCTATGAGTACCTGTTCTGGAGTCACTACTGCGCCAAGTCCACTATCCTGACTCATATCTATCTGGACATATCTCAATTTATAAGGTGGTCCAGTTATGGTAGGAAATTGATCTGGGGTAAAAAAATAATATAAGGAATCACTACCAGGCTGGGGCAAGATAGCGCACATGACTGAGGACCGATTAGAGAATCGTGGACATCCTGCCATGATCTGGTGATTACGATTATAGATGTAATCATTATCTGAGTAGAAGAGTAGATTGCCCTGTTTACCACAGATACTCGAATGCCCTTCTCCTATACCTAAGGCACTGTAGAAAAATGAATCCGGCTGAGGTGTGCCAGATCGCCAATCTATCCCATGTGTACCCATATACCAAATCGAAGTCTCTAATCCAGTAGGACAATCTGACGGGGTGCTAAATGTATCTTGCTGTCCATAGATTAGAGATGAGGTGCTTTGGAATAGTATGACAATAAATAATAATCTTGAATACAATTCATTCATCATTTCTATTAGACCATATTTTTGAAGCATTTGATGCTTGGTACTATCTTTTAAATTACAAATTTATTATAATTTAAGAAAATATTTACATTAATATGTGCATTTGATTACATTTGCATATTCGTGCTACCTTGACAATCAACTAAACTATCCTCAATTCTTATATTTTAAAACTCAGAACTCATAAATTTTTGATTCATTTCTTAAATCAATTATATTATGAAAAATCTGTATTTATTCTTTCTACTTTTTGTTTTTTTTGACACCCATTTACTTCAAGCTCAAGCTTGTTCAATAAATGGAGAAATATCCGTTTGCCGGAATAATGTTTATAAATATGATGTTGGAATATCCGCTGGTGAGAAAGTAAGCTGGAAGCTTCAAAACATGAAAGGCAGAATTCTTAGTGTTAACTATGATTCTGTAGCCATCTTGTGGACCAAAGCAGGAACAGAATCACTATTGGCTGAAGTCCGAGATGTCAATGGAAATCTTTTAAGAACTTGTACATTGACTATTATTATAAAAGACTTCGAATATTTTACAATAGAATATTTTCCTAAACCTCCAGAGAAAGCTGATAATCAAGCCTGTAAAGGCGATCTCTTACAATTTATTACCAGACATCTAAGTAATTATTCTTATCGGTGGACTTATAATGATTCCATACTTGTAGACAGTACATCTCATTCTATAAATATTATTATGGGATCAGAACAAATGGTTGATGTATGTGTAGAGATCACGAATGAAGTAAATGGATGTATGGAGAAGTTGTGCAAACGAATCTACTTGTTTGACCTGCCTCAGTTTAGTTTTAGAATAGATTCCAGTTCTTCTAGGAATTTCTGTACGCATTCAGAAATTATTTTTAAGGCTGATCCACCTGCCATTTCTGGTCCAAAGTTTTTAAATAACTATGAATGGTCTGTGATTTCTAATAATCAGATATTAACATCTTCTTCTCAAACCTACTATTCACCATTTAATTATACCTTTTTAACCAGTGGGAATTATATAGTCAAACTCACCGTAACCAATCAATACGGATGCAGCCATTCGGAATCCATGGAACTCACTATTGAAGATGGAAATTCATCTCTTAACCAATTCACTAATGTAATATGTAAAGGACAATCAGTAACATATACTACTAATAATTTATGCACTTCATATCATTGGGGTGTAGAAGGTGGTACAATACAGCACGTATCAAATGATAGTTGTACCATATTATGGGATAAAGATCCTACTTCCGGATATGGTATCATCAGAATAACTAAATCAGGATGCCCTACGGGAGTATGCGATGAAGAAGAATTCTATAAAGTCTATATCATGGGAGGAGATAATCCCATAAAAGGGGAGGTCTATTTTTGTTCTGGTCAATTCCAACAGCCCTATTCCATAAATCCAATTCCTAACGCAAGCTATATATGGCGAATATCATCAAAGAATGGTTCAGGAAATATAAGCTTATCTGATTCTACCAAGCCAATTTGTTTTGCAAATTTTTTATCTTTTACCGGAACATTTACATTAAGCTGTGAAGTTAAATCATCCATTCCTGCCTGCAGCACTTATCAGAGTACGACCAATATAACTGTATACAACTTTAGTATTAACGGTAATACTTTAGTATGTTATGGAGAAGATGCTACTTTTGTCATTGCACCAGCAATGTCGGGAAGTAATAAACATGTTATTCTAAAACTTAACGGTATCATACAATATGAATATACTACTATTGATACAGTGATTACAATACCTCATCAATACTTGAGCCAATCAGATGATCATTACAAAATAGAAGTCATAATAGATATGGGTCAAAGTATGACTTGTACGATTACCAAAGATTTCAAAGTGATGGATCCTGTACTTCCACCTTTTTCAATTATGGGTCCTGATATAATTTGTCCCGACACTGAGTACAGATACTCCACAGATAATGTAGGTTCAAATAAAATATCCTGGGAGATCAAGAATGGAATGATCATTGACACCGCTAATGCCGCTGTATTAGTCACATGGCTCGATACCACCGCTGATAAAGTCCTTAAGGTGCGAAGAGAATTCAATGGATGTCTCTCTGAGTATACTTCATTGGAAGTATTACTGAAGAATATCTCCACAATTGACATACTTGGTCCTGATACTGTCTGTGTAGAATCTATGAATGATTATACATGCAATGAATCCACTGCAGATAATTATGATTGGAGCATTATCCCTACTGACGCAGGAAGAATTACTTCGTACCGTAATGATAGTATGACAGTTGAATGGAGTAATATAAATGGACTTCATACGGCCACTATTAGGCTGATTATCCATTATTGTAATAATAAATCCTTAACCAAAGATAAAATAGTGTATCTCTCTCAAGGAGATACAATGAAGATTAATCATGTGAACAACTGTCTTGGTGATTCTACATTACTATATATGTCCCAACATTATAGTAATACTTATGAATGGGACTTCGGAGATGGTTCAACTAAGGTAACTACTTCGTCAGATTCAGTATGGCATCATTTTAATCAAGATAATAATTATAATGTAACTGTCCAAGCAACACAACCCAATTCATGTATCATTCAGAATCCTACATTCCATAATATTCAGATTTATCCAAAGCATAAATTGAGATTCGTATATGCAGAGATATGTCCTCATGAATCTGCATTGGTTCAGACATGTGATGAATTATTGTGTATTCCACCAAACATACATTTTATGAAGTATGTAAAATTCTCTGCATCCGGAGTACCCAATAGTGGGGATTACCGATTCACTATCAATCGGAATAATCAGCTGTGGTATACTGTAAATTCTACTTCCCCTACCTTACTCATCTATGGAAATCAGTTTAGTGGTACTGAATTCAAGCTTCAGATCATAATAGAATCCATAGGGAATATCCCATGCATTACTCCTGACACATTAACATTATTGGCCTGTGAGGATGTTCCTCCAGTCATCTGTAATGCCAAAGAAATCCAGATAAGTATAGATACATTATACTTTGACAAATGTAATACTGCTAATTATGAAGGAACAATAGAAGTCTTTGGTGACTCCGATATCATTTATAAAGAATGGCAGATATTCGAAGGTAATTCAACTCCAATAATTCGTAACATTGTTGCCCAATCACAATTACTTGATCAACAATACACTTTCCAGAATGCAGGTCCTTACAGAATAGATCTGGTAGCAGGTAGAAAGAGTATTGATGAAGATTCTACAATCCAGATTTGTGATACGGTAGCTAGTAGATCAGGTATCATCAATACCATTCCAGATATTATCTATAAATGGGAATGTAATGGAAGTGCATACAAACTAATAGCATATGCTTCCGGTACTTATTATAATCCTACAGGTGCTACACCAGTTCATGAATGGTATGTTAATAATAAGCATATTGGAATGCATGATACGATAATTTTAGATTCATTGACTTATTCAGGTAATTCGGTCAATCTTAGGTTAGTATCTTCCATTTCAACTAACTCTTGTGAAAGCAAGTTAAATGTACCCATACCGAAACTAAACACAGCAACAATAATTCAAATGGATTCAAGTTGTCGAAATAATCTAATATCTTTTGTTTCAAACGTTCTACCTGTGAATTATCCAAAAATAAGTAGCTATTTATGGGATTTTGGAGACAATAGTTTTTCCAAAACAAAAAATCCACAACATACATTTAAAGATACTGGAACTTATACTGTTCAATTGACTATAATCAATGAGTTCGGATGTACATATCTTGCAGAAAAACTCATAAAGGTATTACCCAATGAATTAGATGGTTATGTTTCATCTGTACCTGATACTTGCAGATCACAATACAAACTTGAATTTAATCAAACACATGGTAATCAAATTCAAAAATATAAATGGAATACAGGTGGTCTATTTAATTCTATAAACGTAAATTCTAGTAATAGCTACAGAGTAACAGTAACTGATGTCAACGGGTGTAAGTATGAATCACAAAAGGAAGTATTGATTAATGATCCATTAATAACTATAGAAGGACCAGATAAAGGGTGCCCTAATGAATTCGCAGAATTTACAATATTTACAGTTGGGGATTATAATCTAAAAGTAAGTACAGGATTAACAACATGGTTAAGCACAGGCAATAATAAATATCTTATAAAAATCCCTTTAAATAATGACAGTATTATTATAAAGGTGGAGGCTAAAAAAGGAAATGTGGTCTGTAAAACAATTACAAAAGTTGTCAAAATAAATAAAATTACTAACTTCGAATTAATTAAAGACAGTATCACTTGTGATCCGTTTAGATTGAGAATTAAAACTAACCCAGTATTTAGTGTTATTTGGAATGATCAAAATGGAATAATTTCAAGTGGTCCATCTATTCTAATTTCAAAAAAGGGAGATTATGGTGCGACTTTTATCGACTCTTCGGGATGTTTTTTGTATGTAGAAACACCAATTCAAGGCAGACCAAGAGTTGGAATTAATATAACTGGGGAAGATTACATATGTGATTCCATATTTTTCGATGGTATTCCGAAAAAAATAAATTTTTTGATAACAGAATATTTAGCTTCATCTTGGAAAATTCAGGTAGGTGATTCGGTAGTTGATTTTGGTAATGGTTCTAATCCACGATCCTTAACACTTACTGAAAAAATGGAAAATCAAGAAATCAAGTTAGTTGTAACGGATGCCTTTGGATGTCAAATAGAATCGAAGGCATACAAATTTCATATACTTCCATGTAGTTGTAATGCATCTTATGTGACTATTGCGGCGTCTCTAGATCATTATACAGATTCTGCTGATTATGATATATATAAAGTTATTGGAGCAATACGTATACCTACAGGTTTTAACATTTGTCCGGAAGGTTTAGAATTTCTTAACCCTGTAGAATGGATTCGATACCCTACATTAGTTCAAAATGGACCATACATTGAATTGAGAAATGGACTTGTAAGACAACCCCGTGATTCATGTAATGGTACGGTCCAATTCACTGTTCATTGGTGCAAAGGCGAAATAACATGTTCAAAGACGCAAACTTTATACTACGATTGTTGTCCTATAGAACCTGACATTTGTGATCTCAGAGTTAACCAAGTACAATGCAATTATCCTAGTATGGGATCTGTTAGCATCGACCTTGAAGTATATCTTAAAGAAGCATTTATACTGAATAGTGCTTGTCGAAATGGAATCATCACGATTGAGTATCCTTTAACAAATGTAATTAGTTCGCCTCCATATTATTTCACGCTAACCGAACATGGTCCATCCACTCATAACATCTCATTCACTGGCACTATGGGACAAAGTCCATTTTGCTTTTATGTAAGAATAAAATCTACAAACTTAGCATGTCATGAAGAATGTATACTTGGTCCAATTTGCATAAATCCATACACGTGTCAGGTCATTAATGGTAACCAATTCGCTATCATAACAAATAATTGTGGTAGCCAAAATGGAGATGGAACAAATTCATGGAATATTCTGACTCAGATAAATAACCCTGATGGTCAATATGTGATAGAATCAGTTAATGCCAATGGTGGTGCGATGCAAGATAATTATTATGACATAAATGGAATCCATTCTACATTAATTCTGCCTTCAAGCTCTACAAGTGCAGCAATTCAACTTTTAGTGCATGATTTAAACCAAGGTATAGTATTCACTACAGAAAAAACTATTTCATTGGACCAATGTATTATGGGTCACAGCAAAAAGGAAGTAAATACAACACCTTTGTATACACTTCAGACCGTTCCAAATCCATCTTCTCATTTAACCACTTTCTATTATAAAATTGTTAAGAATCCAATTTCACCAATTCTAAAAATATATAATATTGCTTCAAATCAAGAAATAATTAAAATCAAATGTAATGATCATGGGTTTACAGAGTTTGATGCTAGTATTTTACCTTCTGGAGTTTATTACATTATTTTAGAAGAAAATGGTTTCAAACGAAATGTTCAAAAATGGGTAGTATTAAGATAATTTAATTGCTTAGTAATTATTTAGTAAAAAGTCCTTTGAGTTTTATTTCTCAAAGGACTTTTTATTTAGATGGGTTAATGTATCCATAATGATTGGAAACAAATGCTTTTTTACATCATACATATATTAGATATTGCCAAATTGGCAATTAATACCCTCTACATCAACATTCAAACATAAAATATACTGGTTTAGAAATATTCTTTAACAATCTAAACCAGTTTAAAATGAAAAATTTGAATGAATTAAGTCAATCAAAGCGATCTTGGTTAGTAGCTGAGGTTAAAATCTCATACCATAACCAATCCAAAGCATCGGATTATCCAAAAATCAACAATTCAAAGGATGCGGAACTGATCCTTCGCAATAATTGGAGTGACGATATGGAACTACTTGAAGAATTTAATGCCCTATTCCTAAACAGAGCAAATGGTGTAAAAGGATTCTTTCACTTGTCTCGAGGTGGAGTCTCAAATACTTATGTCGATCTCAAGATTCTTTTTTCCGCTGGATTAAAAGCATTAGCATCTGGTATCATCCTAGCTCACAACCACCCATCACGAAACTTAAAACCAAGTAAAGCAGATCTTGAATTAACCAAAAAGGTACTTGAAGCAGGAAAACTGCTTGATATCCAAATCATAGACCATTTGATACTTATACCCAATTCTGGTTATTATTCCTTCGCCGATGAAGGTACCCTATAGTTCTATTACTTAACCATTTAATTTATTAAAATGAAAAAGGAACTAGAATCTACTGGTAGCTCTGCTATTTCTAAAAACTTTGACTTATATCAAGAAGTAACAAACAAAATCATTTCAATGCTTGAAAAAGGAGTAGCACCATGGCGAAGAACATGGAGTACATATGGATTAGCCAAGAACTATGCAACTGGACATGTATATACCGGAATTAACTTCATCTTGATGAACAATACGGAACATCATGTTCCATATTTCATGACATATAACCAAGTAAAGGCACTGGATGGCAAATTGAAAAAAGGAGCGAAAGCGCAAAAGGTTATTTTCTTTAATCTTATCTACAAGGATCAAAACAATAGAGTAGTAAACAAAGATGAAGCAACACACCTATATAATATAGGAGAAGAAGTTAAAGTATTGAAGTTCATTAAGTATTACAATGTCTTCAATATTTCTGATGTGGAAGGTATTGATTTTGAGATTTCTGAAATACAGCTAAAGCCAAATGAGAAAATTGGTAAATGTGAATCTATTGTAGAGCTTATGCCTAAGTGTCCTTTGATACAGCATGAGAAAAATAATAGTGCATTCTATTCACCTATTTTGGACATAGTTAATATGCCTAAAATGGAACAGTTCGAAACATCTGAAGAATATTATGCCACTCTTTTCCATGAACTAGTTCACTCTACTGGCCATGCAACAAGATTAGCTAGAGAAGAAGTTATGAATCCTCATGCTTTTGGAAGTAAGGCATATAGCAAAGAGGAGTTAGTTGCAGAAATGGGAGCTTCGTTTCTATGTTCGAGTGTGCAAATTGACTTTGATAAAATCATTGAAAACAATGTCGCTTATCTAGCTGGATGGCTTAAAGTTCTGAAGGAGGATAGTAAATTCATTTTCAAGGTAGCCTCAGAGGCTCAAAAAGGTGTTGATTTCATTTTAAATCTGTAATTTGAGGTTACTGTCCCTACTTTGCTTTTTTGGCTTTGTGGGGATTTTTTGTTTTAACTTTTTAAAATACGGGTTTGCAAACTTCAGTAGCTGTAATTTTTATTTGTTTTTCGCAATTTTCAAGATCTTTTTCAGCTAATAAAATTCCCTCTTTTATTGCTAAATGAATTTCATATTCATCTTTAAAGTACCTTAAAGATTCAAATATAAATTCTTCTTTTGAAGATATTGATGGGGCAATAACTTGATTAGTTCCTACCATAATATTAATTTTTAAAAAGTGGTAAAATAGATTCTCTTAAAATAATTTGACATTCGCTTTTATATTTAGCAACAGTTCCAAGAGTTAAGTTTAATGTTTTAGCGATTTCTGCATTATTTTTACCTTCGATGTGTAATTTAATAAAACCAGAATATTTACTAGGTAAAACTTCTATTATTTTTGGTAGAAGTGCTTCTATATCATGTTCGATTTCGCTGAATTCTAGGTAAGTATTCTCAAAATTTTCATCTCCTAAGTCAAATGACTTGAGGCGTTTTTGTTTCTTTTCTAAATTTATTGCATTCCTATCGTAAATTGTGCTTATAAAAAATTTCTCAAAAGATTCTTTGTCATATTCTTTTTTTGTGGTAAGTACTTCAATAACTGAGTCTTGGAATAAATCTTTTATATCTGCTTTCTGTAATCCCCGTTTATGAACGATAGAATACATTTTGGAATAATGATCTTCGTACAATTTTTTAAAAAAAAGTTTATCCTTTAGAAATGAATTCTTCAAACGCTGAATTATTAATTCGGTTCCAAAGATATGTAAAATATTTATAATATTATAATTTATTGTAATATTTAATACTTTAATTTTTTTATCATCGCTTTTTAAAATAATAATTTGAAAATATATTATATAATATCGTCATGCATTAATAATTCATTTTCAATTACTAATATTTAATAAAAATAAAATTATTTAAATAAAGTTATTTTCAATTCAAATAAATCAATTTGAAGGGATATAAAAAAGCTGGCCCTTGTAAGACCAGCTAAATAAGTAGATATCAGAAGATAGAATTTGAACGCTTAATTCTGATATCAATATTAATCCAAATGTACTGCGACATTTGAAGTAATTGTAGCATAATTGGATTTTTTATTCAACTACTTGTCTTTATCAAGGGCCTGCATATAACTAAAACTCAAATTATATGTCAGAACCAATTATTGATCAATTTAAAGAGTCAAATCAACTAAATTCAGAATTTAAGCTTCGTTTCAATGTTATAACTGCAAATAGGCACCTTAGACTCAATTCCCTTATTCAACAACATTTTACTGGCTCCTTAGTTGATGAACCTTCGTCAAAGCCTTCCAATGATTTCAACAATTTATTAACCTAAATAATTTAGAAATATGAAAAATGACATT harbors:
- a CDS encoding gliding motility-associated C-terminal domain-containing protein — translated: MLQKYGLIEMMNELYSRLLFIVILFQSTSSLIYGQQDTFSTPSDCPTGLETSIWYMGTHGIDWRSGTPQPDSFFYSALGIGEGHSSICGKQGNLLFYSDNDYIYNRNHQIMAGCPRFSNRSSVMCAILPQPGSDSLYYFFTPDQFPTITGPPYKLRYVQIDMSQDSGLGAVVTPEQVLIDSSSEQVLAVKHCNGRDWWIICQNAVTEVFYSFLLDTSGIQFNQIVTSISGNIHNISNEQYKTGELAISNSGEHLIECTLGHPSQVELHQFDPSTGIISNGYDLFDTITTAKNRKELIGSAFSSDDSKVYLTLADTFDVIFQVDLQDPDSLMVRKRINRIIHQLGFGVGGPVLGRDDRMYITTFRKFFKTLHVIHQPNEYGQACELMLNDFYLGGKSGLIAPNFAVGLERPYRAVVQGKKIICKDSVAHFLVKEACPHITEWMLPDGGQIILQSGDSLAMVFPDTGMYRVIAAYPIRCGFKSDTHRVQVNRCHCLHQFSLTQADTLVCVGSSSTIAFNTNASSFLIDGIVLPNSTVTITDIKKDTLLKIYLTYPDACDTIINIRIRVIPIDSSQTVMEFCNGDSIFIQNQWYHHDEELRILSTNQLGCDSVVLISLKTKRSESFATNYQICEGDSVWLFTPNGGKWITSNESDTIIWNNQEGCDSIYTYNATVFPSFHETLNFHKCVKDSLFYQGTYYLQDTSFLINYSTQYGCDSILSINIINYPISPATHTIHNLCNGDSIQIDNIWYHDSITIITQFNNQYGCDSFHMTEVHLFPIHEPTTITFYFCIGDSVQIEQLWYTTASEFTVHKSNIHSCDSVIHYTVIAYEDIFVDLDDTLELIRGGTYTLSGLHSMNVTRFRWYPSEYLSCTDCPNPEIKAIQDGTYYLEVSDGNGCTAIDSIFIHVKNQTSEIFIPNIFSPNADSKNDTWNITFSDSKSKIITLQLFERWGQQVYSCESYPNGMGSNCNGWDGMVNNRLCLPNVYIYLINWENAAGQRFLIKGDVTLLR
- a CDS encoding PKD domain-containing protein — its product is MKNLYLFFLLFVFFDTHLLQAQACSINGEISVCRNNVYKYDVGISAGEKVSWKLQNMKGRILSVNYDSVAILWTKAGTESLLAEVRDVNGNLLRTCTLTIIIKDFEYFTIEYFPKPPEKADNQACKGDLLQFITRHLSNYSYRWTYNDSILVDSTSHSINIIMGSEQMVDVCVEITNEVNGCMEKLCKRIYLFDLPQFSFRIDSSSSRNFCTHSEIIFKADPPAISGPKFLNNYEWSVISNNQILTSSSQTYYSPFNYTFLTSGNYIVKLTVTNQYGCSHSESMELTIEDGNSSLNQFTNVICKGQSVTYTTNNLCTSYHWGVEGGTIQHVSNDSCTILWDKDPTSGYGIIRITKSGCPTGVCDEEEFYKVYIMGGDNPIKGEVYFCSGQFQQPYSINPIPNASYIWRISSKNGSGNISLSDSTKPICFANFLSFTGTFTLSCEVKSSIPACSTYQSTTNITVYNFSINGNTLVCYGEDATFVIAPAMSGSNKHVILKLNGIIQYEYTTIDTVITIPHQYLSQSDDHYKIEVIIDMGQSMTCTITKDFKVMDPVLPPFSIMGPDIICPDTEYRYSTDNVGSNKISWEIKNGMIIDTANAAVLVTWLDTTADKVLKVRREFNGCLSEYTSLEVLLKNISTIDILGPDTVCVESMNDYTCNESTADNYDWSIIPTDAGRITSYRNDSMTVEWSNINGLHTATIRLIIHYCNNKSLTKDKIVYLSQGDTMKINHVNNCLGDSTLLYMSQHYSNTYEWDFGDGSTKVTTSSDSVWHHFNQDNNYNVTVQATQPNSCIIQNPTFHNIQIYPKHKLRFVYAEICPHESALVQTCDELLCIPPNIHFMKYVKFSASGVPNSGDYRFTINRNNQLWYTVNSTSPTLLIYGNQFSGTEFKLQIIIESIGNIPCITPDTLTLLACEDVPPVICNAKEIQISIDTLYFDKCNTANYEGTIEVFGDSDIIYKEWQIFEGNSTPIIRNIVAQSQLLDQQYTFQNAGPYRIDLVAGRKSIDEDSTIQICDTVASRSGIINTIPDIIYKWECNGSAYKLIAYASGTYYNPTGATPVHEWYVNNKHIGMHDTIILDSLTYSGNSVNLRLVSSISTNSCESKLNVPIPKLNTATIIQMDSSCRNNLISFVSNVLPVNYPKISSYLWDFGDNSFSKTKNPQHTFKDTGTYTVQLTIINEFGCTYLAEKLIKVLPNELDGYVSSVPDTCRSQYKLEFNQTHGNQIQKYKWNTGGLFNSINVNSSNSYRVTVTDVNGCKYESQKEVLINDPLITIEGPDKGCPNEFAEFTIFTVGDYNLKVSTGLTTWLSTGNNKYLIKIPLNNDSIIIKVEAKKGNVVCKTITKVVKINKITNFELIKDSITCDPFRLRIKTNPVFSVIWNDQNGIISSGPSILISKKGDYGATFIDSSGCFLYVETPIQGRPRVGINITGEDYICDSIFFDGIPKKINFLITEYLASSWKIQVGDSVVDFGNGSNPRSLTLTEKMENQEIKLVVTDAFGCQIESKAYKFHILPCSCNASYVTIAASLDHYTDSADYDIYKVIGAIRIPTGFNICPEGLEFLNPVEWIRYPTLVQNGPYIELRNGLVRQPRDSCNGTVQFTVHWCKGEITCSKTQTLYYDCCPIEPDICDLRVNQVQCNYPSMGSVSIDLEVYLKEAFILNSACRNGIITIEYPLTNVISSPPYYFTLTEHGPSTHNISFTGTMGQSPFCFYVRIKSTNLACHEECILGPICINPYTCQVINGNQFAIITNNCGSQNGDGTNSWNILTQINNPDGQYVIESVNANGGAMQDNYYDINGIHSTLILPSSSTSAAIQLLVHDLNQGIVFTTEKTISLDQCIMGHSKKEVNTTPLYTLQTVPNPSSHLTTFYYKIVKNPISPILKIYNIASNQEIIKIKCNDHGFTEFDASILPSGVYYIILEENGFKRNVQKWVVLR
- a CDS encoding JAB domain-containing protein, producing MKNLNELSQSKRSWLVAEVKISYHNQSKASDYPKINNSKDAELILRNNWSDDMELLEEFNALFLNRANGVKGFFHLSRGGVSNTYVDLKILFSAGLKALASGIILAHNHPSRNLKPSKADLELTKKVLEAGKLLDIQIIDHLILIPNSGYYSFADEGTL